In the Gammaproteobacteria bacterium genome, one interval contains:
- the prsT gene encoding PEP-CTERM system TPR-repeat protein PrsT → MICRLVNPMMRGRVILLLMVSLALVACGKAEISDAQHVIQAKQYQSKGDLKATLIELKNALQKNANNSEARLMLGELYVLIGNGAAAEKELNKALQLGVSSSYVQQLRGKSLLLQGRHAEVLAMLSEMDVSSQPDLLVLRGEAQLGLGQNDLAAADFSEALVSKADDPAALLGQARMYIAAGEQEKADQKLEKLLAIDPKNVEAWVLRGDIANRAQRQDEAQAAYQRAIDLAAANIVTRAGMAAHTGLTKLLITQQKFDDAASHVEYLLKASPNNPMPNYMAGLLAYEKKDYTRARDYFQTVLKFSPDHIPSVFLLGSANYALGNMEQAEQQLTRVVGANPSLLAARMLLANLQLQRSQTDLALDVLEPALAQRPNDLRLLAMAGQAALQSGEFEKGRAYLQKAIASQPEAGALRAQLAVLHLAEGNDALAIDELEQAVKLGNAPAREQSLLALAYLKNNDFDKAIAAAEELAAQQPKSAYAQNLLGVILSARGEVAQARTAFAAALKREPDFTPATLNLARLDVLAGRSDEARARLDGILAKDADNTSAMMALAQLADAGNDRKQALEWLERSRAADARALSPRLLLARYYSRTGNLARAGEIAREAVTIDINNPQALELMGSVELAAQNYSAAVNSFKTVVKQQPTAQAYYSLGVAQFRANNLVAAKTSLRQSLEQRPGDLQALSLLALLDVKTDDMTAALRSVAVIKKQHPQSPAGFVLEGDIRAQQKQSARAAGAYARARELGAGTPVLLKEAAALQSSQGSAASIKLLSDWVASHKDDVTAHYALAAAYSTDGKRVEAMNEYRRLLQGAPKFVPALNDLAWLLYQNKQLDEALLLANKAYEQRPDSGPVLDTLGWIRFQQGEIKPALELLRQAAEKMPESGDVQYHLAAALAQSGKKPESRRILEQILKTGDTFQTRQEAQQLLEQL, encoded by the coding sequence ATGATTTGTCGTTTAGTAAATCCCATGATGCGTGGACGGGTGATTTTGTTACTGATGGTGAGTCTGGCGTTGGTGGCCTGCGGAAAGGCAGAGATCAGTGATGCGCAACATGTCATTCAGGCGAAACAATATCAGTCGAAGGGTGATCTTAAGGCGACGCTTATAGAATTGAAAAATGCCCTGCAGAAAAATGCGAATAACTCTGAAGCGCGACTCATGCTCGGTGAATTATATGTGTTGATCGGTAACGGTGCGGCCGCAGAAAAGGAATTGAACAAGGCCCTGCAACTCGGCGTGTCCAGCAGCTATGTGCAACAACTGCGCGGAAAATCCCTGTTGCTTCAAGGTCGCCATGCGGAAGTGCTGGCAATGCTATCGGAAATGGATGTCAGTTCGCAGCCGGATCTTCTTGTGTTGCGAGGCGAGGCCCAGCTTGGCCTGGGCCAGAATGATCTGGCAGCGGCGGATTTTAGCGAGGCATTGGTCAGCAAGGCGGATGATCCGGCTGCCTTACTCGGCCAGGCCAGAATGTATATTGCGGCGGGTGAACAGGAAAAGGCCGATCAAAAGCTTGAAAAGCTGCTGGCGATAGATCCCAAAAACGTCGAGGCATGGGTGTTGCGAGGTGATATTGCGAATCGGGCGCAACGACAGGATGAGGCGCAGGCGGCCTATCAGCGTGCAATCGACCTGGCGGCGGCCAATATCGTCACCCGTGCGGGAATGGCGGCGCACACCGGCCTCACAAAATTGTTGATCACGCAGCAAAAATTTGATGACGCGGCAAGCCATGTGGAGTATTTGCTGAAGGCTTCGCCCAACAATCCGATGCCGAATTACATGGCGGGATTGCTGGCCTATGAAAAAAAGGACTACACCAGGGCCCGCGATTATTTTCAGACGGTGTTGAAATTCTCGCCCGACCATATTCCCAGTGTGTTTCTGTTGGGCAGCGCCAATTACGCATTGGGCAATATGGAACAGGCAGAACAGCAGTTAACGCGGGTAGTGGGCGCAAATCCCTCCCTGTTGGCGGCACGAATGCTGTTGGCTAATCTGCAATTGCAGCGCTCGCAGACCGATCTGGCTCTGGATGTGCTGGAGCCTGCACTGGCACAGCGGCCGAATGATCTGCGGCTGTTGGCGATGGCGGGGCAGGCAGCCTTACAAAGCGGTGAGTTCGAAAAGGGCCGGGCATATCTGCAAAAGGCCATCGCCAGTCAGCCCGAGGCAGGGGCGTTGCGTGCCCAGCTCGCCGTGTTGCATCTGGCCGAGGGTAATGATGCGCTGGCCATTGATGAGCTGGAGCAGGCGGTTAAACTGGGGAATGCTCCGGCGCGTGAGCAATCCCTGCTGGCATTGGCCTACCTGAAGAATAATGATTTCGATAAGGCCATTGCGGCCGCCGAAGAGCTGGCCGCCCAGCAACCGAAAAGCGCCTATGCGCAAAACCTGTTGGGTGTCATTCTCAGCGCCAGGGGTGAGGTTGCGCAGGCGCGCACCGCCTTTGCCGCCGCCTTGAAACGTGAGCCGGATTTCACCCCAGCGACACTCAATCTTGCACGCCTTGACGTGTTGGCGGGCCGCTCCGATGAGGCGCGTGCGCGACTCGACGGGATTCTGGCAAAGGATGCAGACAATACCTCGGCCATGATGGCCCTCGCCCAGCTGGCGGATGCCGGGAATGATCGCAAGCAGGCCCTGGAGTGGCTGGAAAGGTCCCGAGCTGCGGATGCCAGGGCGTTGTCGCCACGGCTGTTGCTCGCACGCTATTATTCGCGCACCGGAAATCTCGCTCGGGCCGGTGAAATTGCGCGCGAGGCCGTTACTATCGACATCAACAACCCACAGGCGCTTGAGCTGATGGGCAGTGTTGAGCTGGCCGCGCAGAATTACAGCGCCGCAGTGAACAGTTTTAAAACGGTCGTAAAGCAGCAACCGACCGCCCAGGCCTATTATTCACTGGGCGTGGCCCAGTTCCGCGCCAACAATCTTGTCGCCGCAAAGACCTCGCTCCGGCAAAGCCTGGAGCAGCGCCCGGGTGATCTTCAGGCGTTATCCCTGCTGGCGCTGCTGGATGTAAAGACGGACGATATGACCGCGGCGCTGCGCAGTGTCGCGGTGATCAAAAAGCAGCATCCCCAATCGCCCGCCGGTTTTGTGCTGGAAGGTGATATACGCGCCCAGCAGAAGCAGAGCGCACGGGCAGCGGGTGCCTATGCCCGGGCCCGAGAGCTGGGTGCGGGTACACCGGTGTTGTTGAAAGAGGCTGCCGCCCTGCAGAGTAGTCAAGGCAGTGCTGCCAGCATAAAGCTGCTGTCAGACTGGGTCGCGTCGCATAAGGACGACGTAACCGCGCACTACGCCCTGGCAGCCGCCTATTCCACCGATGGTAAAAGGGTTGAGGCGATGAATGAATATCGACGCTTGTTGCAGGGTGCGCCGAAATTCGTCCCCGCACTCAATGATCTCGCCTGGCTGCTATATCAGAATAAGCAGCTCGATGAGGCTTTACTATTGGCGAATAAGGCCTACGAACAACGCCCGGATAGCGGGCCT